Proteins found in one Homalodisca vitripennis isolate AUS2020 chromosome 4, UT_GWSS_2.1, whole genome shotgun sequence genomic segment:
- the LOC124359425 gene encoding mucin-2-like, with amino-acid sequence MYSRTSPIILTLLCVIVLCQGRSLDGIQQKVPRGRSHFLKDKAPTGTPSADTTLPPTPTTDTTPPSLVSFSTDPTAASERIGSSSNPISGNSESPSSNQPTATSAIPIYSTDPTGKTGTSEEPTSIQPSTTGGPVPTTGIPTSTTGRPTTGGPIPTTGGPIPSTGGPVPTTGKPSSSTGRPTTGGPIPTTGGPIPTTNGPTPTTGGTSPTTRIPITTTQTPLSTPEFTSTEPTTTTPTPSQTPLFTYPTPME; translated from the exons ATGTACTCCCGAACTTCCCCGATCATCCTAACTCTACTTTGTGtg ATTGTTCTGTGTCAAGGACGAAGTTTGGATGGTATTCAACAAAAAGTTCCGAGAGGTCGAAGTCACTTTCTAAAAGATAAGGCACCAACCGGTACACCATCCGCAGACACAACCCTACCACCGACCCCCACTACAGATACCACACCTCCATCATTAGTTTCATTTTCAACTGATCCAACTGCCGCTTCTGAACGAATAGGATCAAGTTCTAACCCAATCTCAGGAAACTCTGAAAGTCCAAGTTCGAATCAGCCCACTGCTACGTCGGCAATACCAATATACTCAACCGACCCGACAGGTAAAACTGGTACTTCCGAAGAACCAACTTCAATTCAACCTTCAACTACCGGCGGACCAGTTCCAACCACTGGCATACCAACTTCGACAACTGGTAGACCAACTACTGGAGGACCAATACCAACCACTGGTGGGCCAATCCCAAGTACCGGTGGACCAGTTCCAACCACTGGCAAACCAAGTTCTTCAACTGGTAGACCAACTACTGGAGGACCAATACCAACTACTGGTGGGCCAATCCCAACTACTAACGGACCGACTCCAACTACTGGTGGAACATCTCCAACTACAAGAATTCCAATCACAACTACCCAAACACCTCTGTCAACTCCGGAATTCACATCAACGGAACCGACTACTACCACTCCTACACCTTCACAAACTCCCTTATTTACATACCCTACTCCTATGGAATAA
- the LOC124359426 gene encoding mucin-5AC-like, with protein MYSLTSSIVTILLCLIVLCQGRHLHSFQHRNLRRQSNALKDNQRLAADTSMFSTATSEGFGSTFYPTSENTEIPSSGPPTATSELPIFSTGQTGETGTTEEPTSTQTPTTSRPVPTTGTPTSTTGRPTTGVPIPTTVEPIPTTGVPIPTTGEPIPTTGGPIQTTGVPIPTTGGPIPTTGVPIPTTGGPIPTTDGPIPTTGVPIPTTGGPIPTTVVPISTTGGPIPTTGVPIPTTGGPIPTTGVPIPTTGGPIQTTGVPIPTTGGPIPTTRVPIPTTGGPIPTTGVPIPTTGVPIPTTGGPIPTTGVPIPTTGGPIPTTGGPIPTTGGPIPTTGGPIPTTGGPIPTTGVPIPTTGGPIPTTVVPISTTGGPIPTTGVPIPTTGGPIPTTGVPIPTTGGPIPTTSVPIPTTGGPIPTTGVPIPTTGGPIPTTGVPIPTTGGPIPTTGVPNPPTDGPIPTTARSDLTTGRPTGTTGEFTNDLPIPT; from the coding sequence ATCGTATTGTGTCAAGGGCGACATCTACATAGTTTTCAACACAGAAATCTGAGAAGACAGAGTAATGCATTAAAAGATAACCAGAGACTAGCTGCAGATACCTCCATGTTCTCGACCGCCACTTCTGAAGGGTTTGGTTCAACTTTCTATCCAACTTCAGAAAATACTGAAATTCCAAGTTCGGGTCCGCCCACCGCTACGTCGGAATTACCAATTTTCTCAACCGGCCAGACAGGAGAAACTGGTACTACTGAAGAACCAACTTCTACTCAAACTCCAACTACCAGCAGACCAGTTCCAACTACTGGAACACCAACTTCGACAACTGGTAGACCAACTACTGGAGTACCAATTCCAACTACTGTTGAGCCAATCCCAACTACTGGTGTGCCTATTCCAACTACTGGTGAGCCAATCCCAACTACTGGTGGGCCAATCCAAACTACTGGAGTACCAATTCCAACTACTGGTGGGCCGATCCCTACTACTGGTGTGCCTATTCCAACTACTGGTGGACCAATCCCAACTACTGATGGGCCAATCCCAACTACTGGTGTGCCTATTCCAACCACCGGTGGGCCAATCCCTACTACTGTTGTGCCTATTTCAACTACCGGTGGGCCAATCCCAACTACTGGAGTACCAATTCCAACTACTGGTGGGCCAATCCCAACTACTGGTGTGCCTATTCCAACTACTGGTGGACCAATCCAAACTACTGGTGTACCTATTCCAACTACCGGTGGGCCAATCCCAACTACTAGAGTACCAATTCCAACGACCGGTGGGCCAATCCCAACTACTGGTGTGCCTATTCCAACTACTGGAGTACCAATTCCAACTACTGGTGGGCCAATCCCTACTACTGGTGTGCCTATTCCAACTACTGGTGGACCAATCCCAACTACTGGTGGGCCAATCCCAACTACTGGTGGGCCAATCCCAACTACTGGTGGGCCAATCCCAACTACCGGTGGGCCAATCCCAACTACTGGTGTGCCTATTCCAACGACCGGTGGGCCAATCCCTACTACTGTTGTGCCTATTTCAACTACCGGTGGGCCAATCCCAACTACTGGAGTACCAATTCCAACTACTGGTGGGCCAATCCCAACTACTGGAGTACCAATTCCAACGACCGGTGGGCCAATCCCAACTACTAGTGTGCCTATTCCAACTACTGGTGGGCCAATCCCAACTACTGGTGTGCCTATTCCAACTACCGGTGGGCCAATCCCTACTACTGGAGTACCAATTCCAACTACTGGTGGGCCAATACCAACTACTGGGGTACCAAATCCGCCTACTGATGGACCAATCCCAACTACTGCTAGATCTGATTTGACTACGGGTAGACCAACTGGTACTACTGGCGAATTCACTAATGATTTGCCTATCCCAACTTAA